The Candidatus Zixiibacteriota bacterium genome includes a window with the following:
- a CDS encoding YCF48-related protein, translating to MMQKKAILLTGLLIAGLSLTRCSDKTINELEDNDCVEYNLTFLNSGTTQELYDIFFLNADRGWAVGDEGVILSTINGGRDWFLQDSGQTSLLYGVQFLDYDTGWAVGTNGTLLRTVDGGQNWSSTVISSRHLTDLYIYDHLRAWTVGDSVILNTQNGGYIWLVYPPQVSEVPILYRVDFTDLLNGWTVGTGGTILHTDNGGTSWLRQPTNMLNPLFGIDMLDDSYGWAVGINGTVMHTDNGGTTWTKQSTPVGTILRGVTFADSLIGLAVGDDGTAVHTINGGVTFEQIELGTTDCLRQIAPTNSRISIACGENGTIIKFVRIDVSCEE from the coding sequence ATGATGCAAAAAAAGGCTATTCTGTTGACCGGACTTCTGATTGCCGGTCTGTCATTGACTCGCTGCAGCGACAAAACCATTAACGAGCTCGAAGACAACGACTGCGTTGAATATAACCTGACTTTTCTTAACTCAGGCACGACTCAGGAGCTCTACGACATATTCTTTCTCAATGCCGACCGGGGCTGGGCCGTGGGTGACGAAGGCGTCATTTTAAGCACGATCAACGGTGGTCGAGACTGGTTCCTTCAGGACAGCGGACAAACCTCTTTGCTTTATGGCGTTCAATTCCTCGATTACGATACCGGCTGGGCGGTAGGGACCAACGGAACTCTGCTGCGAACCGTGGACGGCGGCCAGAACTGGAGCAGCACCGTTATCAGCTCACGTCATCTGACCGACCTGTACATTTATGATCATCTGCGCGCCTGGACTGTCGGCGACAGCGTTATTCTAAATACCCAAAACGGTGGTTATATCTGGCTGGTTTACCCGCCGCAAGTGAGCGAAGTCCCCATTCTTTATCGTGTCGATTTTACCGATCTTCTTAACGGCTGGACCGTCGGTACCGGCGGTACGATCCTGCACACCGACAACGGCGGCACCAGTTGGCTTCGTCAACCGACCAACATGCTCAATCCGCTGTTCGGTATCGATATGCTCGACGACAGCTACGGCTGGGCTGTCGGTATCAACGGCACCGTCATGCACACCGACAACGGCGGTACTACCTGGACCAAGCAGTCCACTCCGGTCGGGACGATCCTGCGCGGCGTCACCTTTGCCGATTCCCTGATCGGCCTGGCGGTTGGCGACGACGGCACCGCCGTTCATACGATCAACGGCGGCGTGACATTCGAACAAATCGAATTGGGAACAACTGATTGCCTGCGCCAGATCGCACCGACCAACTCACGCATCTCCATAGCCTGCGGCGAGAACGGGACGATCATCAAGTTCGTCCGGATCGATGTTTCATGTGAAGAATAA